A genomic stretch from Patescibacteria group bacterium includes:
- a CDS encoding rod shape-determining protein RodA: protein MNPLKSFNPLLVLPVVIITTLGLAVLFSTSASLAFDQAQFLLIGIILFGAISFLDLDLLDKFSLPIFLVCLVINILPLFIGSEIRGSRRWIQIGDFGFQTSEVLKLGFAVFLSSNLSRLNINKPSLKLFFFIILTLISLVIVFLEPDLGTTGILFLSLLALVIFKGLSFKRLALFILLILLLVAPLWTFLKDYQKSRIVGFLNPQEDLSGTGYNTYQSIIAVGSGGLLGRGYGRGSQSHLSFLPEYHTDFVFASFAEEWGFIFCLLVLVCFAILFLTMLKIAQKAKYSFYSLLAFSCFILLFLQTYINVSMNLGLFPVTGVPLPFMSYGGSSLITSFCLLGLVNNCYKKETGG from the coding sequence ATGAATCCTTTAAAATCCTTTAACCCTCTTTTAGTACTCCCGGTTGTTATTATCACCACTCTCGGTCTTGCCGTGCTTTTTTCTACTTCGGCATCGTTGGCTTTTGATCAAGCTCAATTTTTACTTATAGGCATAATACTTTTTGGCGCAATATCTTTTTTGGACCTGGATTTATTAGATAAGTTTTCCTTACCAATTTTTTTGGTTTGTCTTGTTATAAATATTCTGCCACTTTTTATAGGATCCGAGATTAGAGGTTCTAGGCGGTGGATACAGATTGGAGATTTTGGTTTTCAAACATCCGAGGTGTTGAAGTTGGGGTTTGCAGTTTTTTTATCTTCTAATTTAAGTCGCCTTAACATTAATAAGCCCTCTCTTAAACTTTTCTTTTTTATAATTTTAACTTTAATCTCACTGGTAATCGTTTTTTTGGAGCCTGACCTTGGAACCACGGGGATTCTATTTTTGTCCTTATTGGCTTTAGTTATTTTTAAGGGTCTATCTTTTAAAAGACTGGCGTTGTTTATATTATTGATCTTACTGCTGGTCGCACCTCTTTGGACATTCTTAAAAGACTATCAAAAGTCACGAATCGTGGGGTTTTTAAATCCCCAAGAGGATCTCAGCGGAACGGGCTATAACACTTATCAATCAATAATTGCCGTGGGTTCTGGTGGGTTGTTAGGTCGCGGTTATGGAAGAGGGTCTCAATCACACCTAAGCTTTTTGCCCGAATACCACACCGATTTTGTTTTTGCCTCTTTTGCCGAGGAATGGGGGTTTATTTTTTGTCTTTTAGTTTTGGTGTGTTTTGCAATCTTATTTTTAACCATGCTTAAAATTGCGCAAAAAGCTAAATACTCTTTTTATAGCTTGCTAGCGTTTTCCTGTTTTATCTTGCTGTTTCTTCAAACTTACATTAATGTCTCGATGAATTTGGGTCTTTTTCCCGTAACGGGAGTTCCTCTGCCCTTTATGTCTTATGGAGGAAGCTCTTTGATTACAAGCTTCTGTCTGTTGGGATTGGTGAATAATTGTTACAAAAAAGAAACTGGTGGTTGA
- the rplU gene encoding 50S ribosomal protein L21, producing MSNKFVLLINGVQHIASIGDTLEIDGKAVSEAKVLASWDDKKTTIGNPYLDKLIPNLEILESYQGDKVMVRRFKSKSRYRKTKGHRQDKSKLKVVSIDDVTS from the coding sequence ATGTCTAACAAATTCGTTCTTCTAATCAATGGTGTACAGCATATTGCATCAATTGGTGATACCTTAGAAATTGACGGTAAAGCTGTTTCCGAAGCTAAAGTCTTGGCATCTTGGGATGACAAAAAAACCACCATCGGCAATCCTTATTTGGATAAGTTGATTCCAAATTTAGAAATACTAGAATCCTATCAGGGCGATAAGGTAATGGTTAGAAGGTTTAAATCCAAATCCCGATATAGAAAAACCAAGGGTCATAGACAAGACAAGTCAAAATTAAA